The Desulfatibacillum aliphaticivorans DSM 15576 genome includes a window with the following:
- the murG gene encoding undecaprenyldiphospho-muramoylpentapeptide beta-N-acetylglucosaminyltransferase codes for MKNETALKMIIAGGGTGGHLYPGIAVAEALKSLAPNADILFVGSQKPFEKQAVDKAGYTHKAISVEGLKGRGLLLKIRSLFKLAVSMVTALALIIRFRPAMILGVGGYASAPCMLAGLMLFKKTGIQEQNLMPGMVNRWLGKIAGRAYVSFEKSTEYFKPGKAKVFGNPIRGSLLAETVQADPEAAEKPFTVLVLGGSQGAHAINQAVIESLGELQNPEEIGFIHQTGQQDLETTQKAYENWNGPSDVRAFFHDMGAQYKKADLVVCRAGASTVAEVTALGKACIFIPFPFAADNHQEYNARALEDVRAAEVILEDVLTGTLLAERIAFYKDHKARLMDMETAAKSLGKPRAAADIAEDVLAWLNIQPQPAMNAGESHVP; via the coding sequence ATGAAAAACGAAACAGCACTCAAAATGATTATAGCCGGCGGAGGAACGGGAGGGCATTTGTACCCCGGAATCGCCGTAGCCGAGGCGCTAAAGTCTCTGGCTCCCAATGCGGACATTTTGTTTGTAGGGAGCCAAAAGCCCTTTGAAAAGCAGGCTGTGGATAAAGCCGGATATACGCACAAGGCAATCAGCGTGGAAGGCCTGAAAGGCAGGGGGCTGCTGCTGAAAATCCGGTCCCTGTTCAAACTGGCCGTATCCATGGTTACGGCCCTGGCGCTTATCATCCGTTTTCGTCCTGCAATGATTTTGGGCGTGGGCGGCTACGCCTCAGCGCCGTGCATGTTGGCGGGTTTGATGCTTTTTAAAAAGACCGGCATCCAGGAGCAAAACCTGATGCCCGGCATGGTCAACCGGTGGCTGGGCAAGATCGCGGGCAGGGCTTATGTGTCTTTCGAAAAAAGCACGGAGTATTTCAAGCCCGGCAAGGCCAAGGTTTTCGGCAACCCCATCAGGGGCAGCCTGTTGGCGGAAACGGTCCAGGCCGATCCGGAGGCCGCCGAGAAGCCCTTTACCGTGCTGGTTCTGGGCGGCAGCCAGGGAGCGCACGCCATTAATCAGGCCGTGATCGAATCTTTGGGGGAGTTGCAGAATCCCGAAGAGATCGGGTTTATCCATCAGACCGGGCAGCAAGACCTGGAGACGACGCAAAAGGCCTACGAAAACTGGAATGGGCCTTCGGACGTCCGGGCTTTTTTTCACGACATGGGCGCGCAATACAAAAAGGCGGATTTGGTTGTGTGCCGCGCAGGGGCCTCTACGGTGGCCGAAGTGACGGCATTGGGCAAGGCGTGCATTTTCATCCCCTTTCCCTTTGCTGCGGATAACCACCAGGAATACAATGCCAGGGCTTTGGAAGACGTCCGGGCTGCGGAAGTGATTTTGGAAGACGTGTTGACCGGAACCTTATTGGCGGAGCGAATCGCCTTTTACAAAGACCATAAAGCCAGATTGATGGACATGGAGACCGCCGCCAAGAGCCTGGGCAAACCCCGCGCAGCAGCGGACATTGCAGAAGACGTCCTGGCATGGCTGAACATTCAACCGCAACCGGCAATGAACGCAGGAGAAAGCCATGTACCGTAA
- the ftsA gene encoding cell division protein FtsA, whose amino-acid sequence MRSQGELIVGLDIGTTKICAAVGEVTEEGVQIVGIGHHPSDGLRKGVVVNIESTVESIRKAVQEAELMAGCDISNVYAGIAGGHVAGFNSNGIIAIKGNEITPADKERVLEAARAVAIPQDREIIHVLPQEYIVDGERGIRNPVGMAGVRLEANIHVVTGASAAAQNIVKCAQKADLDVLEMVLEPLASSEAVLIPEERDLGVALIDIGGGTTDLAVFTKNCIRHTYVLPLGGANLTNDISIGLRAPLVDAEKIKQHYGTCASGKIGKDDSIEIPGVGGRKARMLPRQILGEILEPRVQEMFELLDQELWRAGMKNNISSGVVLTGGAVLLDGMAEIAEQVFNVPARIGKPAGVTGLVDMVNSPMYATAVGLVLYGARNQNPGHSRLREKGMFDKLVNWLKKWFKDVV is encoded by the coding sequence ATGCGCAGTCAGGGTGAGTTGATCGTGGGCCTGGATATAGGCACCACAAAAATCTGCGCGGCGGTGGGAGAGGTCACTGAGGAAGGCGTTCAGATTGTGGGAATCGGACACCATCCGTCCGACGGGCTGCGAAAAGGCGTCGTGGTGAACATCGAATCCACTGTGGAGTCCATCAGGAAGGCCGTGCAGGAAGCCGAACTCATGGCTGGGTGCGATATCTCCAATGTCTACGCCGGAATTGCCGGAGGCCATGTGGCCGGGTTTAACAGCAACGGCATCATCGCCATCAAAGGAAATGAAATTACGCCCGCGGACAAGGAAAGGGTTCTGGAAGCGGCCAGAGCCGTGGCCATTCCCCAGGACAGGGAGATTATCCACGTCCTGCCCCAGGAATACATTGTGGACGGCGAGCGGGGCATCCGCAACCCGGTGGGCATGGCCGGCGTCAGGCTGGAGGCCAACATCCATGTGGTGACCGGCGCTTCCGCGGCGGCCCAGAACATTGTCAAATGCGCGCAAAAGGCGGATCTGGACGTGCTGGAAATGGTCCTGGAGCCCCTGGCTTCCAGCGAAGCCGTCCTCATTCCCGAGGAAAGGGACCTGGGCGTCGCCCTCATTGATATCGGCGGCGGAACCACGGACCTGGCGGTTTTTACGAAAAACTGCATCCGCCATACATACGTTTTGCCCCTGGGCGGCGCCAACCTGACCAACGACATATCCATCGGGTTGCGGGCGCCTTTGGTGGACGCTGAAAAGATCAAGCAGCATTACGGAACCTGCGCTTCGGGAAAAATAGGGAAGGACGATTCCATCGAAATACCCGGGGTGGGAGGGCGTAAAGCCCGCATGTTGCCGCGGCAGATCCTTGGGGAAATCCTGGAGCCCAGGGTGCAGGAAATGTTTGAACTGCTGGATCAGGAGTTATGGAGAGCTGGTATGAAAAACAATATCAGCTCGGGCGTTGTTCTTACGGGAGGCGCCGTGCTCCTGGACGGTATGGCGGAGATTGCAGAGCAGGTGTTCAACGTGCCCGCTCGCATTGGCAAGCCCGCCGGAGTCACCGGCCTGGTGGATATGGTCAATAGCCCCATGTACGCCACGGCCGTGGGCCTGGTGCTTTACGGCGCCAGGAATCAAAATCCGGGCCATTCCCGTCTCAGGGAAAAGGGAATGTTCGACAAGCTAGTCAATTGGCTGAAGAAATGGTTTAAAGACGTTGTATAA
- the mraY gene encoding phospho-N-acetylmuramoyl-pentapeptide-transferase has product MLYHLLTPLAKYMTVFNVFRYITFRTIYASLTALVISFVLGPWLIRKLGEMQVGQHIREDGPQTHLKKAGTPTMGGVLIMSAVMFSTLLWADLTNAYVWIALGVTFGFGLIGFVDDYLMQVKKRSKGLSARGKFCLQVVVAGIAGTVLVYGLNGDTTVNIPFFKNLNPDLTRPGYVLFAILVMVGASNAVNLTDGLDGLAIVPVAIAAGTYMIFAYVASHYDFATYLSIRHVPQSGEMSVFCGALVGAGLGFLWYNAYPAQIFMGDVGSLPLGGALGVVAILTKQELALVIVGGLFVMEAVSVILQVSFFKITKGKRIFKMAPIHHHFELKGWPEPKVIVRFWIIAIMLALLSVSTLKLR; this is encoded by the coding sequence ATGCTTTATCATCTGCTCACACCGCTGGCCAAGTACATGACCGTCTTCAACGTGTTTCGGTACATCACGTTCAGGACGATCTATGCTTCGCTGACCGCCCTGGTGATTTCCTTTGTGCTGGGACCGTGGCTCATCAGGAAACTGGGCGAAATGCAGGTTGGCCAGCACATCAGGGAAGACGGCCCCCAGACCCACCTGAAAAAGGCGGGCACCCCCACCATGGGCGGGGTGTTGATCATGAGCGCCGTGATGTTCTCCACCTTGTTGTGGGCGGATTTAACCAATGCTTACGTGTGGATAGCCCTGGGAGTGACCTTCGGCTTCGGCCTCATCGGTTTTGTGGACGACTACCTCATGCAGGTGAAAAAGCGGAGCAAAGGCCTGTCCGCAAGAGGGAAGTTCTGCTTACAGGTGGTTGTGGCCGGTATAGCCGGGACGGTTTTGGTTTACGGGTTGAACGGCGACACAACCGTGAACATTCCCTTTTTTAAAAACCTGAATCCGGACCTCACCAGGCCTGGATACGTGCTCTTCGCCATATTGGTCATGGTGGGAGCGTCAAACGCCGTAAACCTTACTGACGGTCTGGACGGACTGGCCATTGTACCGGTCGCCATCGCCGCCGGGACTTATATGATTTTCGCCTACGTGGCCAGCCATTACGACTTCGCCACGTACCTGAGCATCCGCCACGTGCCCCAATCCGGCGAGATGTCGGTCTTCTGCGGCGCCCTTGTGGGGGCCGGCCTGGGTTTTCTTTGGTACAACGCCTACCCGGCCCAGATTTTTATGGGCGACGTGGGCTCCCTGCCTTTGGGCGGCGCCCTGGGCGTGGTGGCCATACTCACCAAGCAGGAACTGGCTTTGGTGATAGTAGGCGGTTTGTTTGTCATGGAAGCGGTGTCCGTCATCCTCCAGGTGAGCTTCTTTAAGATCACTAAGGGAAAGCGGATTTTCAAGATGGCGCCGATCCATCATCATTTTGAACTTAAAGGCTGGCCCGAGCCCAAGGTGATCGTCCGATTCTGGATTATCGCCATCATGTTGGCCCTGTTGTCCGTAAGTACGCTGAAATTGCGTTGA
- the murC gene encoding UDP-N-acetylmuramate--L-alanine ligase, with protein sequence MYRKKYSIHFVGIGGIGMSGIAELLLNLGYQVSGSDIKESDITQRLAKLGGTIYRGHRAENVKGCDVVVVSSAIRQENPETASAREQGIPVIPRAEMLAELMRLKYSVAIAGAHGKTTTTSIVADVLAAGGLDPTVVIGGKLLSIGSNAKLGHGEFIVAEADESDGSFLKMSPSIAVVTNIDREHMDHYKDMDGIKDAFAQFVDKIPFYGLSVLCLDSEPVQDLIPFINKRYVTYGLTTQADLQAGDVTTEGLTSRFTVRHNKKRLGRITLNLPGLHNVYNSLASIAVGLELNVPFENIKAALESLSGVHRRLETKGKVGGIVVMDDYGHHPTEIRTTLQAVNDSYPERRVGVIFQPHRYSRTQSLFEDFARSFYQADYLVVLPIYPAGEKPIPGVDSVSLCKALKAYGHKHVIHAPSKESALQELDKTVREGDVLITLGAGDVYRVGESFLASRS encoded by the coding sequence ATGTACCGTAAAAAGTACAGCATACATTTCGTGGGTATTGGCGGCATCGGAATGAGCGGTATTGCCGAACTGCTTCTGAATCTTGGCTACCAGGTTTCCGGCTCCGACATCAAGGAATCGGACATTACCCAGCGTCTGGCAAAATTGGGCGGGACCATATATCGCGGCCACCGCGCCGAAAACGTCAAAGGCTGCGACGTCGTGGTGGTTTCCTCGGCGATTCGCCAGGAGAATCCCGAGACGGCCTCGGCCAGGGAGCAAGGAATTCCCGTCATCCCCCGTGCGGAGATGCTGGCCGAGCTCATGCGGTTGAAATACTCCGTGGCCATTGCAGGCGCCCATGGCAAAACAACCACCACGTCCATCGTGGCGGACGTCCTGGCCGCAGGCGGCTTGGATCCTACGGTGGTCATCGGCGGCAAGCTCTTGAGCATCGGCTCCAACGCAAAACTGGGCCATGGCGAGTTTATCGTGGCCGAGGCGGACGAATCCGACGGGTCGTTCCTTAAGATGTCCCCCAGCATTGCGGTGGTCACCAATATCGACCGCGAGCACATGGACCATTACAAGGACATGGACGGAATCAAGGACGCCTTCGCCCAGTTTGTGGATAAGATTCCCTTTTACGGACTGTCCGTGCTTTGCCTGGATTCCGAGCCCGTGCAGGACCTGATTCCGTTTATCAATAAACGGTATGTCACTTACGGCCTCACCACCCAGGCGGACTTGCAGGCCGGGGACGTGACAACCGAAGGCCTGACCAGCCGGTTTACGGTGCGCCACAATAAGAAGCGCTTGGGCCGGATTACGTTGAATCTGCCCGGCCTTCACAACGTATACAACTCCTTGGCGAGCATTGCGGTCGGCCTGGAGTTGAACGTGCCCTTTGAAAATATTAAGGCGGCCCTCGAAAGCCTGAGCGGCGTGCATCGCCGCCTGGAAACCAAGGGCAAGGTCGGCGGCATTGTGGTGATGGACGATTACGGACATCATCCCACGGAAATCAGGACCACGCTTCAGGCCGTGAACGACAGCTACCCGGAGCGCCGGGTCGGGGTGATTTTTCAACCTCACAGGTATTCCAGGACCCAAAGCCTTTTTGAGGACTTTGCCAGGTCCTTTTATCAGGCGGACTACCTGGTCGTGCTGCCCATTTATCCGGCGGGCGAAAAGCCCATTCCCGGGGTGGACAGCGTGAGCCTTTGCAAGGCTCTTAAAGCCTACGGGCATAAACATGTAATCCACGCTCCCAGCAAGGAGTCAGCCTTGCAGGAGTTAGATAAAACCGTGCGGGAAGGGGACGTACTCATCACCCTGGGCGCAGGAGATGTATACAGGGTGGGAGAATCCTTCCTGGCGAGCAGAAGTTGA
- the murB gene encoding UDP-N-acetylmuramate dehydrogenase, translating to MKSGLLKSLSAEDRDWLSQRFGRSVFFDEPLGTHTSFGVGGPASALVKALTVKGLSDLVQWTGEKNLPYFVLGKGTNLLVRDGGISGVVIRLSGDFKLMEEEAANDGVLIRAGAGVMLAKLCSYAVKKGLEGLNFGVGIPGTVGGAILMNAGTHEGCVADSIREVRIMDNLGAEKRLAAEEIAWGYRTMDHGLESKPGKPVIVTGGSFLTKPADPEALQKQAKKHFERRKATQPQGVRSAGSFFKNPPGGPSAGALIDKAGLKGKAIGGAMVSPVHANWIVNTGKATASEILALMELVQEEVLNKHGVSLEPEVKIVGT from the coding sequence GTGAAAAGCGGGCTTTTAAAAAGCCTGTCCGCCGAAGATCGGGACTGGTTGTCCCAGCGCTTCGGGCGGAGCGTGTTCTTTGACGAACCATTGGGAACGCACACCTCCTTTGGAGTGGGAGGTCCGGCAAGCGCCCTGGTCAAGGCATTGACCGTAAAAGGACTTTCGGACCTGGTCCAATGGACCGGAGAAAAGAACCTTCCCTATTTCGTCTTGGGCAAGGGAACCAATCTCCTGGTTCGGGACGGTGGAATTTCAGGCGTCGTTATTCGGCTGTCCGGGGATTTCAAGCTCATGGAGGAAGAGGCGGCCAATGATGGGGTTCTGATTCGGGCCGGCGCAGGCGTGATGCTGGCGAAACTTTGCTCTTACGCCGTGAAAAAAGGCCTGGAAGGCCTTAACTTCGGCGTGGGCATACCCGGAACCGTCGGCGGCGCCATCCTGATGAATGCGGGTACGCACGAGGGGTGTGTTGCGGATTCCATCCGGGAAGTTCGGATCATGGATAATCTTGGAGCGGAAAAACGCCTGGCCGCCGAGGAAATCGCCTGGGGATACCGCACCATGGATCACGGCTTGGAAAGCAAGCCGGGCAAGCCCGTTATCGTAACCGGCGGTAGTTTTTTAACCAAGCCGGCCGATCCGGAGGCCCTGCAAAAGCAGGCCAAAAAACATTTTGAGCGCCGTAAGGCGACCCAGCCCCAGGGAGTGCGAAGCGCGGGCAGTTTTTTTAAAAATCCCCCGGGCGGTCCTTCGGCCGGGGCATTGATAGACAAAGCAGGTTTAAAGGGAAAAGCCATCGGCGGGGCCATGGTTTCCCCGGTCCATGCAAACTGGATCGTCAATACGGGTAAAGCAACTGCGTCGGAAATACTGGCGCTTATGGAATTGGTTCAAGAGGAAGTATTGAACAAACACGGGGTCAGCCTGGAACCGGAGGTGAAAATTGTTGGTACGTAA
- the ftsW gene encoding putative lipid II flippase FtsW, translated as MMPEKTAKKNQGAFDKVILVAVLGLIGMGLVMVYSASSAMAVKTYGSDTYFFKRQLFFALTGLVLLFSVRYIPYRVYQVLAYPILGLSVLLLGLLLVPGIGVNVGGATRWMRVGPINIQPAEIMRLAIIIYMAYSLTKKGEKMKDFSVGIIPHLFLMGLIGGLFYFQPDFGSFAMLVFVIGIMLFVGGAHIGHLSGLVALAGLVGFKLLMSEGYRRNRIAAFLNPWENQMGDGYQITHSLMAFGTGGYSGVGVGNGYQKLFYLPEPHTDFIFSVLGEEMGLIGVGIVVGLFALLVWRGLTIAQRAPAGFARLLAFGITASIGLQACLNMAVTTNLLPTKGLALPFISYGGSSLLINMVSIGILENIAYAHPASPGARAPFFGRLVFWKRRAVA; from the coding sequence ATGATGCCGGAAAAGACAGCAAAGAAAAATCAGGGGGCTTTTGACAAAGTGATCCTGGTGGCTGTCCTGGGCTTGATAGGCATGGGACTGGTCATGGTGTACAGCGCCAGTTCGGCCATGGCCGTCAAAACCTACGGCTCCGACACCTACTTTTTCAAAAGGCAGTTGTTTTTCGCCCTGACCGGTCTGGTCCTCTTGTTTTCCGTCCGGTACATCCCGTACCGGGTCTATCAGGTGTTGGCCTATCCGATCCTGGGCCTTTCCGTACTGTTGCTGGGACTCTTGCTGGTTCCGGGAATCGGCGTGAACGTGGGCGGCGCCACCCGCTGGATGCGCGTGGGGCCGATTAATATTCAGCCTGCGGAAATCATGCGATTGGCCATCATTATATACATGGCCTATTCCCTGACTAAAAAAGGCGAAAAAATGAAGGACTTCTCCGTGGGAATCATCCCCCATCTTTTTCTGATGGGACTCATTGGAGGCTTGTTTTATTTTCAGCCGGATTTCGGCTCTTTCGCCATGCTGGTCTTTGTCATTGGGATCATGCTGTTTGTGGGCGGAGCTCACATAGGGCATCTAAGCGGCTTGGTCGCCCTCGCCGGTTTGGTGGGCTTTAAACTGCTCATGAGCGAAGGATACCGGAGAAACCGGATCGCCGCCTTTTTAAACCCCTGGGAAAACCAGATGGGCGACGGCTACCAGATCACCCATTCCCTTATGGCTTTCGGCACCGGGGGCTACTCGGGAGTAGGCGTGGGCAACGGATACCAAAAGCTGTTCTACCTGCCCGAGCCGCACACGGACTTTATTTTTTCGGTCCTGGGGGAGGAGATGGGGCTCATCGGCGTTGGCATAGTGGTCGGCTTGTTCGCGCTTCTGGTCTGGCGAGGGCTGACCATCGCCCAGCGGGCTCCGGCCGGCTTTGCAAGGCTTTTGGCCTTTGGAATTACAGCTTCCATCGGGCTGCAGGCCTGCCTGAACATGGCGGTGACCACCAACCTGCTGCCGACAAAAGGGCTTGCTTTGCCTTTTATCAGCTACGGGGGAAGCTCCCTGCTGATAAACATGGTCTCCATAGGAATTCTGGAGAATATCGCCTACGCGCATCCGGCCAGCCCGGGGGCGCGTGCGCCGTTTTTCGGCAGGCTGGTTTTTTGGAAAAGGAGGGCTGTGGCATGA
- the ftsZ gene encoding cell division protein FtsZ, with amino-acid sequence MSDMMFKMVPKEKSARIKVIGAGGAGGNAVNNMIEAGLEGVNFIVANTDSQALMASKAATKIQLGERLTEGLGAGAKPEIGKAAAEENQEEIKKALEGSHMVFITAGLGGGTGTGAAPVIAKICKDLGVLTVGVVTRPFKFEGKKRTRMAMEGLERLKENADTVITIPNDRLRTLAEKGTSMVDMFKRADEVLLHSVRGITDLIMKTGLVNLDFADVRSTMDKAGMALMGIGMGRGENRALEAAERALYHPLLEDLSISGARGVLMNITSGADISLDEVAEASERIHEEAGDDADIIWGCVVDENMGDEVRVTLIATGIGSDAPGGLKQPVPISEPKGCQDAGTRGRVRDVTPDDLENVLDLDEPTFMRSRQQRAVGESARSMYRGYQSYISEDDDLDRPTFMRKTAD; translated from the coding sequence ATGTCAGACATGATGTTCAAAATGGTGCCCAAGGAGAAGTCAGCAAGGATCAAAGTGATCGGCGCCGGCGGCGCAGGCGGAAACGCAGTCAACAACATGATCGAGGCGGGTCTGGAAGGGGTGAACTTCATCGTCGCCAACACGGATTCCCAGGCCCTCATGGCCAGCAAGGCCGCCACCAAAATCCAGTTGGGCGAACGCCTGACCGAAGGCCTGGGCGCAGGCGCCAAGCCGGAAATCGGCAAGGCTGCAGCGGAAGAAAACCAGGAGGAAATCAAAAAGGCGCTGGAAGGCAGCCACATGGTTTTCATCACTGCAGGCCTGGGCGGCGGCACCGGAACCGGAGCAGCGCCGGTCATCGCAAAGATCTGCAAGGATTTGGGCGTGCTCACCGTAGGCGTGGTCACCAGACCCTTTAAGTTTGAGGGCAAGAAAAGAACCAGAATGGCCATGGAAGGACTGGAGCGCCTTAAGGAAAACGCCGATACGGTCATCACCATTCCCAACGATCGTTTACGGACCCTGGCCGAAAAAGGCACCTCCATGGTGGACATGTTCAAAAGGGCGGATGAAGTGCTTCTGCACTCGGTGCGCGGCATTACGGACCTGATCATGAAAACCGGTCTGGTCAACCTGGATTTCGCCGACGTGCGCTCCACCATGGATAAAGCGGGCATGGCCCTCATGGGCATCGGCATGGGCCGGGGCGAAAACCGCGCCCTGGAAGCCGCTGAACGCGCCCTGTACCATCCTTTGCTGGAAGACCTGTCCATCAGCGGCGCCCGCGGCGTGCTCATGAACATCACCAGCGGCGCAGACATCAGCCTGGACGAAGTGGCCGAAGCCTCCGAACGCATCCACGAGGAAGCCGGAGACGACGCGGACATCATCTGGGGCTGCGTTGTGGATGAAAACATGGGCGACGAAGTGCGGGTCACCCTTATCGCAACCGGCATCGGCTCCGATGCTCCCGGCGGCCTTAAGCAGCCCGTGCCCATCAGCGAGCCCAAGGGATGCCAGGACGCCGGAACCCGCGGCAGAGTCAGGGACGTCACGCCGGACGACCTGGAGAACGTCCTGGATCTGGACGAGCCCACTTTCATGCGCTCCCGCCAGCAGCGGGCCGTAGGCGAGTCGGCCAGGTCCATGTACCGGGGATACCAGAGCTATATTTCGGAGGACGACGACCTGGATCGCCCCACGTTTATGCGCAAGACCGCGGATTAG
- a CDS encoding cell division protein FtsQ/DivIB: MVRKKVRKNRYKKSTAPAKTNLKKVFLRCFVGTGLLAGLALFAVLSILVYDVFTQSPYFNAKNIEIQGNSRLSAQDVLDQAGLNLGDNILSVSLKKVQDSVTAHPWVAKAKVRRNLPDKMTITVTEREAIAVLDLGEAFLMDAQGEIFKRFEAADPRDLPIITGLKFSDISVAGEKMSPIYEAVYEFLKVKKEYEWALPCSSVAAIKVDRDMGLTLVSREPEFAVRFGYGDYANKLMRLNQVLLKCNKEQGIDVALIDIVDVDRVVVRPREEV, from the coding sequence TTGGTACGTAAAAAAGTCCGGAAAAACAGGTACAAAAAAAGCACGGCTCCCGCGAAGACCAATCTTAAAAAGGTCTTCTTGCGGTGCTTTGTGGGAACGGGGCTGTTGGCGGGACTGGCCCTTTTTGCGGTCCTGTCCATCCTGGTGTACGACGTGTTCACCCAAAGCCCGTATTTCAACGCCAAGAATATTGAAATCCAGGGAAACAGCCGGCTTTCGGCCCAGGATGTTTTGGACCAGGCCGGCCTTAATCTGGGGGATAACATCCTCTCCGTCAGCTTGAAAAAAGTGCAGGACAGCGTGACGGCCCATCCCTGGGTTGCCAAGGCCAAGGTTCGCAGGAACCTGCCTGATAAAATGACCATAACCGTTACGGAACGCGAAGCCATCGCCGTCCTGGATTTGGGCGAGGCTTTTCTCATGGACGCCCAGGGCGAAATTTTTAAACGCTTTGAAGCGGCGGACCCAAGGGATCTGCCCATAATCACCGGGCTGAAATTTTCCGACATCAGCGTGGCCGGAGAAAAAATGTCTCCGATTTATGAAGCGGTTTACGAGTTTCTGAAGGTTAAAAAAGAATACGAATGGGCTTTGCCCTGCTCAAGCGTGGCTGCCATCAAGGTGGATAGGGACATGGGTTTGACCCTGGTTTCCCGGGAGCCCGAATTCGCCGTGCGTTTTGGCTACGGAGATTACGCCAACAAGCTCATGCGGCTGAATCAGGTGCTTTTAAAATGCAATAAGGAGCAGGGAATAGATGTGGCATTGATAGACATTGTGGACGTGGACCGTGTGGTCGTGCGTCCCCGGGAGGAGGTGTAG
- the murD gene encoding UDP-N-acetylmuramoyl-L-alanine--D-glutamate ligase: MDLKGKKIVAVGLALTGEAAAAFCLDKGASVTVADIASETSLGARVQNVRDMGAKVELGPHNMETFTQADLIVISPGVPHTIPVLEAAREKGVPVVGEVELASRFIQAPIIAVTGTNGKTTVTSLIGEMMEASGISAFVGGNIGNPLVNYARGQDKAQVIVAEISSFQLDTIESFAPKVALLTNVTEDHMDRYDGMEGYAASKARVFMNQTGADFAILNGCDKWSRAMCGGIQSSQWFFTGREAAEAGIAMNAGAMDFFKGTQKQWSLSLEKMTLSGEHNKENAAAAALAAYAAGASIEGIQKAIDSFKGLPHRLEFVREVMEVKYYDDSKATNVDAVLRALEGFNAPVHLIMGGRDKGGHFRDLKDMVEQKAARLYVTGEAAGIITSALSGSVEVVQAGTIEKAVEFAKRAARPGEVVVLSPGCASFDQYKNYKERGKDFRRVVNALPA; encoded by the coding sequence ATGGATCTTAAAGGCAAAAAAATCGTTGCAGTAGGCCTGGCCCTCACAGGAGAAGCCGCGGCCGCTTTTTGCCTGGACAAAGGCGCCAGCGTGACCGTCGCCGACATAGCTTCGGAAACCAGTCTGGGAGCACGCGTCCAAAATGTGCGGGATATGGGCGCCAAGGTGGAGCTGGGGCCTCATAATATGGAGACTTTCACCCAGGCCGACCTGATCGTGATCAGCCCGGGAGTGCCCCATACCATTCCGGTGTTGGAAGCCGCGCGGGAAAAGGGCGTCCCGGTCGTCGGCGAGGTGGAGCTTGCCAGCCGGTTCATCCAGGCGCCAATCATCGCTGTGACAGGCACCAACGGGAAGACAACTGTAACAAGTCTCATCGGCGAAATGATGGAAGCCTCGGGAATTTCGGCCTTTGTGGGCGGCAATATCGGCAATCCGTTAGTCAATTACGCCAGGGGCCAGGACAAAGCCCAGGTGATCGTCGCTGAAATCAGCAGCTTTCAACTCGACACCATCGAGTCGTTCGCTCCTAAAGTCGCCCTGTTGACCAACGTCACCGAAGACCACATGGATCGCTACGACGGCATGGAAGGCTACGCCGCCTCCAAAGCCCGGGTGTTTATGAATCAGACCGGGGCGGACTTTGCGATTCTGAACGGCTGCGATAAATGGTCCCGTGCAATGTGCGGCGGCATCCAATCTTCCCAATGGTTCTTTACGGGCAGGGAAGCGGCAGAAGCCGGGATCGCCATGAACGCCGGCGCCATGGATTTTTTCAAAGGGACTCAAAAGCAGTGGTCTCTTTCTTTGGAAAAAATGACCCTGTCCGGCGAGCATAACAAGGAAAACGCCGCCGCCGCCGCCCTGGCCGCTTACGCTGCGGGCGCAAGCATTGAGGGAATTCAAAAGGCAATCGATTCCTTTAAAGGTTTGCCCCATCGCCTGGAATTCGTCCGGGAGGTCATGGAAGTCAAATATTACGACGACTCCAAGGCCACCAACGTGGATGCCGTACTCCGGGCTCTGGAAGGTTTTAACGCGCCGGTCCATCTGATCATGGGAGGCAGGGATAAAGGCGGTCATTTTCGCGATTTAAAAGACATGGTGGAGCAAAAGGCGGCGCGTTTGTACGTCACGGGAGAAGCCGCCGGGATCATCACCTCGGCTCTTTCAGGCTCCGTGGAGGTCGTCCAGGCGGGAACCATAGAAAAAGCGGTGGAATTCGCCAAACGGGCTGCAAGGCCAGGGGAGGTTGTGGTGCTTTCTCCTGGGTGCGCCAGCTTTGATCAATACAAGAATTACAAGGAACGCGGCAAGGATTTCCGCAGAGTGGTAAACGCTCTGCCGGCTTAG